From the Methanobacterium sp. BAmetb5 genome, the window TAATGTAAAACACTCAATTAATTAACAGCATATAGGAAATAATTTTAATAGTAAAGGAGGGGAATAATGGAGATTAACCTTCAAATTGGGCCTATTTAGAGGTATCTCCATTATTCAAAGCCCTGATATGGACCCTTATAATGGATGTGGATATCATAAGGGTTGCATCAACCCACAGGGCAATACATATATTTTGGCAGGAAAATATCATTTTAATAATCTACAGCTACACATTTTTAAGCACCCCCAAAGGATAGCATAAATATCAAGCTTTTACACACTTTCCAATACGACAAACTTCGATACAAGACAATTCATTAGAGTTTACAAATGATCTCGCTCAAGTATGCCGTTAAATGCCAAATATTTCATTATACAATGAATTTTTCAAGTTTATTAAATATCAGAGCCAACCAATGTCTTTGTTTTCACAACTCCATCAATGGGGTGGATTTTTTCCAGCAGATTATTAGCAGTGATTTTTGAATCTCCAAATTCAGTGATAACTATAAAATCATGGTCACCAAACAGGGGATAAACTTCAAGACCAGTTTTATCGAGTTCACTGGAGACATCTTTTATCTTGCTGATTTCTGCATCAACCAGTATGAAACTTTTAGCCATCTATTCACCTCCATACATTTTTTAGTTCATGTTCCCACCAAAAATTTCACATGACTTGAATTGCCACAGATAGGGCAATGAAATCCCGGTGGTTCAGGTTCTGATGATAAACCATCAGAGTAAGGTTATTCGATCGTTTCATAACGATCGTTATGATAACCTATTATAACGATCGTTAATTTAATTATAAATAGTTTTCGTTTTCTAAACCGTCCTAAAAAATGGAAAATAATTCATGAGGGTAGAATTACCCCTTTGAATTGATAATTAATCATTCTGGACAACGAACCACACCACAAATCACAATCCCACTTTTTTACTGTGCCTTTCCATTATAACAACATCTCTCCATTGATTACCCATTTTCCCTATTCTTTCACAGGTGCCAACCACTCTAAATCCCCATTTCCTGTGTAGATCAATGCTTATTGTATTTTCAGCAAACATAATAGCCTGTAATGTCCAGAATCCTTTTTCTTCAGCAAATTCGATTAATTTCCAAGCAAGAGATTCCCTATACCCATCCCCTGATATTCCGGATCCACATAGATACTATCCTCCACAACTCCCCAGTAAACTTCCCTATTGGATACTGAAGATAAAGAGCCCCATCCCCGTATGGGATCAGTTTTTTTGGAATGATCTTCACGTACTACCAGAACACTTCCTAAAATGCATTTTTTAAGCCATACTTCTGGAAGGGGTAATTTTAATTCAAAATTTGCATTTCCACATATTACCGCTTTAGAATAGATTTTTGACACATCAAGCCATCATTCTTTTTCATTTTATCAATTCTAAAATTCATTCCATTATCTCCATATTTTCCTAGCAGGATTATTCTATTCAATTTTATTTTAGTCCCCAACGATAGATTTATATAGGAATATAACAATTGTTATAGTGGGGGTAATTATAACGATCGTTATAAAAGACAAACGCATGGTCGTTTTATTACCCTGACCTCAATTAAGTACTGAAAAAATAATAACCATCCTTAAGGAGAAAAATAGTACAAATAATTCACACCCTTAAAGATGAAAAGCCCCTTGTGAGGTGCTAAGAAA encodes:
- a CDS encoding Lrp/AsnC family transcriptional regulator, whose product is MAKSFILVDAEISKIKDVSSELDKTGLEVYPLFGDHDFIVITEFGDSKITANNLLEKIHPIDGVVKTKTLVGSDI
- a CDS encoding GNAT family N-acetyltransferase; translated protein: MSGDGYRESLAWKLIEFAEEKGFWTLQAIMFAENTISIDLHRKWGFRVVGTCERIGKMGNQWRDVVIMERHSKKVGL
- a CDS encoding GNAT family N-acetyltransferase yields the protein MSKIYSKAVICGNANFELKLPLPEVWLKKCILGSVLVVREDHSKKTDPIRGWGSLSSVSNREVYWGVVEDSIYVDPEYQGMGIGNLLLGN